Genomic DNA from Deltaproteobacteria bacterium:
TTCACGTTATTTTGGTAAAGGACCCCTGAAATCTCGGCCACGATCCCCACCCTATCCTTGCCCAAGACAGTGATTACCACCTTTTCCGCCATATAAGTCCCTTTTTAAAAAGGCGATTTTCGTAAAGAAATGATATATCGTTTTTAGGCGAAAAATCAACTACTAAAGTGTGTGTCTTAATGTGAAGTATTTTCACGGTAACCCTTATGAGAGCTTACATTCGCCTCTGCCCATGTAAAATACAGGATTCAAGGATTCTAGGGGGCTAGTGATGTGCCTATGGCACATCTCATTCGCAGAACTCCCCCCCCTGGCGGGAGGGGGTCAGGGGGAGGGGAAAAAGGCAACTAGTTGAATCTTCTTGGAAATTTTCACCCCCACCCTTACCCTCCCCCATCAAGGGGGAGGGTATTATAAGACTAACCCAACTCGATGTATACGACTTTAACGTGGCTCTAAGGGTTTAGTCTTGGTGGGTATAATCCTCTGTCCGGTGGCGAATGATCTCCCCCTCAATCATGTAGACCACGTCTTCGGCGATGTTGGTGGCCAGATCAGCGATGCGCTCTAGATGACGGGAGGCAAGGAGCAGATGAATGAGGTGCCTCACTTCTTGGGGGTTATCTTCAATATGGTCCTGGATCAGGTTGAGCATCTCCCTATTGATCTCATCCACCGCGTCATCGGCAGCGCAGACCTCCCTGGCCATTTGTGGGTCCATCTTGATAAGGGCATCCAAGGCCCTCTTCACCATAGCTCTGGTCTTTTCCCACATGTTGGTAAAGTCAAGAAAAAGTTCCGTCCCCTTCTGATTGGCCAGATAGGTCGCCCGCTCGGCAATGTTCACGGACAGATCCCCCATTCGTTCCAGATCGTTGTTCATCTTCAAGATCCCCACCACATATCTCAGGTCGGTGGCTGCTGGTTGATATAGGGCGAGAATCTTGAGGCAGTCCTCCTCTATCTCCACCTCCAGATGATCTATTTCGTGATCTCTCTCGATGACCTCTCTGGCAAGTTTGAGGTCGTAGCGCATGAGGGATGATATGGCCTTCTCTGTGCTTCCCTCCACCATCGCCCCCAGGGTGAGGATTTTCTTCCTTAACTTGTTCAGCTCCCTTTCCAGATGTCTTTTCACTGCGTATCCTCCTCTTAACCGAAGCGGCCCGTTATATAGTCTTCGGTCTGCTTTTTGCTCGGCCTAGTAAAGATCTCTTCGGTCACGTTAAATTCTATCAGCTTTCCGAGATAAAAGAAGGCGGTGTAGTCAGACACCCGGGCTGCCTGCTGCATATTGTGGGTAACGATGACGATTGTATAACGCTTCTTAAACTCGCGGATCAGCTCCTCAATCTTGGCTGTTGATATGGGGTCGAGGGCACTTGCCGGTTCATCCATGAGCAGGATCTCGGGCCCGGTAGCCAAAGCCCGAGCGATACACAGACGCTGCTGCTGGCCCCCTGAGAGTTCCATGGCTGAGCGCTTGAGATCGTCCTTCACCTCGTCCCAGAGGGCTGCCCTTTTCAAGCTCTCCTCCACAATCTCAGCGAGTATTACCCTATCTTTGATCCCATGAATTCTCAGGCCGTAGGCCACATTGTCGAAGATGGACTTGGGAAAGGGGTTGGATTTTTGAAAGACCATCCCTATCTTTTTTCTGAGACCAACTACATCGATATTGTCGGTATAGATGTCATGACCATCAATTAAGATCCTTCCCTCTATTCTTGTCCCTGGAATGAGATCGTTCATCCTGTTGAGTACCCGCAGAAAGGTGGATTTGCCGCATCCAGAGGGGCCAATGAGGGCTGTGACTTTCCGCTCCGGGATCTGGATGTTCACCCCATCCAGGGCCTTGAGGTCGCCATAGTAAAAGTCCAGGCCCTCGGCAATTATCTTTAGATCTTTCTCTACCATTTCTTTTTCCTTCTCAATCTCGCTCGCCAGACAATCGCTACCAGGTTTATCCCCAGGACCAGACCCAGCAGGACCAAGGCAGTCCCGTACTGGATGGGGAGGGTCTTTTCAAGATGGGTTCCTTCTGTTGCCAGGACATAAAGATGAAATGGGAGTGCCATTACCGGGTCGAAGATGGATCGGGGAAGATGAGGTGTATAAAAGGTGGCCGCTGTAAAGATGATAGGGGCCGTCTCGCCCGCTGCC
This window encodes:
- the phoU gene encoding phosphate signaling complex protein PhoU, which encodes MKRHLERELNKLRKKILTLGAMVEGSTEKAISSLMRYDLKLAREVIERDHEIDHLEVEIEEDCLKILALYQPAATDLRYVVGILKMNNDLERMGDLSVNIAERATYLANQKGTELFLDFTNMWEKTRAMVKRALDALIKMDPQMAREVCAADDAVDEINREMLNLIQDHIEDNPQEVRHLIHLLLASRHLERIADLATNIAEDVVYMIEGEIIRHRTEDYTHQD
- a CDS encoding phosphate ABC transporter ATP-binding protein; translated protein: MVEKDLKIIAEGLDFYYGDLKALDGVNIQIPERKVTALIGPSGCGKSTFLRVLNRMNDLIPGTRIEGRILIDGHDIYTDNIDVVGLRKKIGMVFQKSNPFPKSIFDNVAYGLRIHGIKDRVILAEIVEESLKRAALWDEVKDDLKRSAMELSGGQQQRLCIARALATGPEILLMDEPASALDPISTAKIEELIREFKKRYTIVIVTHNMQQAARVSDYTAFFYLGKLIEFNVTEEIFTRPSKKQTEDYITGRFG